In Alistipes ihumii AP11, a genomic segment contains:
- a CDS encoding PEP/pyruvate-binding domain-containing protein: MTANDSERTRQQSPIDYGTLMQRRIRRVLLISSSYDAYTLEEDGRIDVQINREYIELNLSNPPSFRRVSSSVEALEVLRDDPDFDLVISMFNVGELDVFHSSKKIKQLRPDIPVVLLLNFSRDLYRRLEREDASGIDYIFYWHGNADLILTIIKLIEDRMNADSDILGAGVQSILLVEDSIKYYSTYLPTIYKLVLQQSKEFLKEALNEQQQMLRKRARPKILLATNYTEAVGLYEKYKKHLLGVISDVGFVIHKGDPSSSEKLDAGIDLCRLIKADNPQMPFLLQSSQESMRATAESLGVGFIAKYSKTLLLELSDYISEEFTFGDFVFKDLATGEVIGRAKDLRDMQHLVMEIPEDVLLYHASRNRLSKWMYSRGLFSLAGAMRAVRNSHFATTLEMREFIADAIRRYRILQGHGVVARFDRDTYNRYIWFARIGDGSLGGKGRGLAFMNSMLQKHRFYDRYERVKVQLPRTVVIATDYFDEFIRDNGLQYVINADVTDEEILSEFVSSRLPETLVDDLRAYIRHAARPLAVRSSSKLEDSHYQPFAGIYSTYMIPLTDNEDQTLRLLGKAIKSVYASVYFASSRAYILASGNLLSEEKMGIVIQEVCGSEDGGYYFPTVSGVARSLNYYPIGDEKPEDGIVNLAFGLGKLIVDGGLTLRFSPRYPKNALQLSTPELALRDTQREMYALNLKPEQFKTSIDDAVNLERFEINKAKHFRNMRHVASVWDMQNQRISDSLFEDGRRIITFSQILKYDTIPLAQIIGDLLRMGEQEMGCPVEMEFAVDMDVPYGAERTFCFLQIRPIVEQQDARSLDWDSVRTSDALIYAESALGLGAIEGVTDVVYVRSGTFDTSRTQRIASEIGELNNRLRSEKRPYVLVGPGRWGSSDPWLGIPVKWPSISEAKVIVECGLENFRVEPSQGTHFFQNLTSFGVGYLTINPFMGDGRFDEGRLDAMPAVYESESVRHVRFDAPLYIYIDGRKNKGIVRERQASDDSAR; this comes from the coding sequence ATGACAGCGAACGATTCAGAGAGGACGCGACAGCAGAGCCCGATCGACTACGGCACCCTGATGCAAAGACGCATCCGGCGCGTACTGCTCATCAGCAGCAGCTACGACGCTTATACGCTCGAGGAAGACGGCCGCATCGACGTGCAGATCAACCGCGAGTATATCGAGCTGAACCTGAGCAACCCGCCCTCGTTCCGGAGGGTCAGCTCGTCGGTCGAAGCGCTCGAAGTGCTGCGGGACGATCCCGACTTCGATCTGGTGATCAGCATGTTCAACGTCGGCGAGCTGGACGTGTTCCACTCGTCGAAAAAGATCAAGCAGCTGAGGCCCGACATCCCCGTCGTGCTGCTGCTCAACTTCTCGCGCGACCTGTACCGGCGGCTCGAGCGGGAGGACGCCTCCGGCATCGACTACATTTTCTACTGGCACGGCAACGCCGACCTGATCCTGACGATCATCAAGCTGATCGAAGACCGCATGAACGCCGACAGCGACATTCTGGGCGCCGGCGTGCAGTCGATCCTGCTGGTCGAGGACTCGATCAAATACTACTCGACCTATCTGCCCACGATCTACAAGCTCGTGCTCCAGCAGAGCAAGGAGTTTCTCAAAGAGGCGCTCAACGAACAGCAGCAGATGCTGCGCAAGCGCGCGCGGCCCAAAATCCTGCTGGCCACGAACTATACCGAGGCCGTCGGGCTGTACGAGAAATACAAGAAGCATCTGCTGGGCGTCATTTCGGACGTCGGCTTCGTCATCCATAAGGGCGATCCCTCGTCGAGCGAGAAGCTCGACGCCGGCATCGATCTGTGCCGGCTGATCAAGGCCGACAACCCGCAGATGCCGTTCCTGCTTCAATCCTCTCAGGAGAGCATGCGCGCGACGGCCGAGAGTCTGGGCGTAGGCTTCATCGCCAAATACTCGAAAACGCTGCTGCTCGAACTGAGCGACTACATCAGCGAGGAGTTCACTTTCGGCGACTTCGTGTTCAAGGACCTCGCTACGGGCGAGGTGATCGGACGCGCGAAAGACCTGCGCGACATGCAGCATCTGGTCATGGAAATACCCGAAGACGTTCTGTTGTACCACGCCTCGCGCAACCGGCTGTCGAAATGGATGTACTCGCGGGGGCTTTTCTCGCTCGCAGGAGCCATGCGCGCGGTGCGCAACAGCCATTTCGCCACGACGCTCGAGATGCGCGAGTTCATCGCCGACGCGATCCGCCGCTACCGCATCCTGCAGGGACACGGCGTCGTCGCCCGCTTCGACCGCGACACGTACAACCGCTACATCTGGTTCGCCCGCATCGGCGACGGATCGCTGGGCGGCAAGGGGCGCGGCCTCGCGTTCATGAACAGCATGCTGCAAAAGCACCGTTTCTACGACCGCTACGAAAGGGTCAAGGTGCAGCTGCCGCGCACGGTCGTCATCGCAACGGACTATTTCGACGAGTTCATCCGCGACAACGGACTGCAATACGTCATCAACGCCGACGTCACCGACGAGGAAATCCTGTCGGAGTTCGTCAGTTCGCGGCTGCCCGAAACGCTGGTCGACGACCTGCGGGCCTATATACGCCACGCCGCGAGGCCGTTGGCCGTCCGGTCGAGCTCGAAACTCGAGGATTCGCACTATCAGCCGTTCGCGGGTATCTATTCGACCTACATGATCCCGCTCACCGACAACGAGGACCAGACGCTGCGGCTGCTGGGCAAGGCGATCAAGAGCGTCTACGCCTCGGTCTATTTCGCGTCGAGCCGGGCCTACATCCTCGCGTCGGGCAACCTGCTCAGCGAGGAAAAGATGGGCATCGTCATCCAAGAGGTCTGCGGATCGGAGGACGGAGGTTACTATTTCCCGACCGTTTCGGGCGTCGCCCGTTCGCTGAACTATTACCCGATAGGCGACGAGAAGCCCGAGGACGGCATCGTGAACCTCGCCTTCGGGCTCGGAAAGCTGATCGTCGACGGCGGGCTGACGCTGCGCTTTTCGCCCCGCTACCCGAAAAACGCGCTTCAGCTCTCAACGCCCGAGCTGGCGCTGCGCGACACGCAGCGGGAAATGTACGCGCTGAACCTGAAGCCCGAACAGTTCAAGACGTCGATCGACGACGCGGTCAATCTGGAGCGTTTCGAGATCAACAAGGCGAAGCATTTCCGCAACATGCGCCACGTCGCGTCGGTCTGGGACATGCAGAACCAACGCATATCCGACAGCCTGTTCGAGGACGGCCGGCGCATCATCACGTTCTCGCAGATACTCAAATACGACACGATCCCGCTCGCGCAGATCATCGGCGATCTGCTCCGCATGGGCGAGCAGGAGATGGGCTGCCCGGTCGAAATGGAGTTCGCCGTCGACATGGACGTCCCCTACGGGGCCGAGCGGACGTTCTGTTTTCTGCAGATCCGCCCGATCGTCGAGCAGCAGGACGCCCGGTCGCTCGACTGGGACAGCGTACGGACCTCCGACGCGCTGATCTACGCCGAAAGCGCGCTGGGCCTCGGCGCGATCGAAGGCGTGACGGACGTCGTCTACGTCCGCAGCGGTACGTTCGACACCTCGCGCACGCAGCGGATCGCCTCGGAGATCGGCGAGCTGAACAACCGCCTGCGCTCCGAGAAGCGCCCCTACGTGCTCGTCGGCCCCGGACGCTGGGGGTCGAGCGATCCGTGGCTCGGCATACCGGTCAAGTGGCCGTCGATCTCCGAAGCGAAGGTGATCGTCGAGTGCGGGCTGGAGAACTTCCGCGTCGAGCCGAGTCAGGGCACGCATTTTTTCCAAAATCTGACCTCGTTCGGCGTCGGCTACCTGACGATCAACCCGTTCATGGGCGACGGCCGGTTCGACGAAGGGCGGCTCGACGCGATGCCGGCCGTCTACGAGAGCGAGTCGGTGCGGCATGTCCGGTTCGACGCCCCGCTGTATATTTATATCGACGGGAGAAAAAACAAGGGCATCGTCCGCGAACGGCAGGCATCGGACGACTCCGCCCGGTGA
- a CDS encoding peptidylprolyl isomerase, with amino-acid sequence MTRGIIHTEKGDMTVELYDNETPITVANFCKLAESGFYDGLTFHRVIPDFVIQGGCPLGTGTGGPGYTIKCETSAPKQYHDRGVLSMAHAGKDTGGSQFFICMNRTNTAHLDGVHTCFGRVVEGLDVIDRIRRGDLILGIDIIKDEA; translated from the coding sequence ATGACCCGAGGAATCATACATACCGAAAAGGGAGACATGACCGTCGAGCTGTACGACAACGAGACGCCGATCACGGTGGCCAATTTCTGCAAACTGGCCGAGTCGGGCTTTTACGACGGGCTGACGTTCCACCGCGTGATCCCCGACTTCGTGATTCAGGGCGGTTGCCCGCTCGGCACCGGAACCGGGGGGCCGGGCTATACGATCAAGTGCGAGACGTCCGCTCCGAAGCAATATCACGACCGGGGCGTGCTCTCCATGGCCCATGCGGGCAAGGACACGGGCGGGTCGCAGTTTTTCATCTGCATGAACCGGACGAATACGGCCCATTTGGACGGGGTGCATACCTGCTTCGGCCGCGTGGTCGAAGGGTTGGACGTGATCGACCGGATCCGCCGGGGCGACCTGATTCTGGGTATCGACATCATTAAAGACGAAGCATAA
- a CDS encoding DUF3127 domain-containing protein, which translates to MELEGTVWNVLPPVRGTSARGEWVKQEVVFEQPGEFNRKVCVSFWGDKAQDAATLKPGEAVTISANVESREYNGRWFTEVRAWRIVRKAAQQPQQAPVSDGLPPLDAFAEEPVASGSSSEVDDLPF; encoded by the coding sequence ATGGAATTGGAAGGAACCGTATGGAATGTCCTGCCGCCCGTCCGGGGAACGAGCGCGCGAGGGGAGTGGGTCAAACAGGAGGTCGTTTTCGAACAGCCCGGGGAGTTCAACCGCAAGGTGTGCGTCAGCTTCTGGGGCGACAAGGCGCAGGATGCAGCGACGCTGAAGCCCGGCGAGGCGGTGACGATCTCGGCCAACGTCGAGTCGCGCGAGTACAACGGACGCTGGTTCACCGAGGTGCGGGCATGGCGGATCGTGCGCAAGGCCGCTCAGCAGCCTCAGCAGGCGCCCGTGTCGGACGGCTTGCCGCCGCTCGACGCCTTCGCCGAGGAGCCGGTTGCTTCGGGCTCGTCTTCGGAGGTGGACGATCTGCCTTTCTAA
- the gdhA gene encoding NADP-specific glutamate dehydrogenase, translating into MNVNQLLAELERRHPGEGEYLQAVREVLLSVETVYNRHPEFEKLRIAERIVEPDRIFTFKVPWVDDRGNVQVNIGYRVQFNNALGPYKGGLRFHSSVNLSILKFLGFEQIFKNALTTLPMGGAKGGSDFNPRGKSDAEVMRFCQAFMTELWRYIGPETDVPAGDIGVGGREIGYLYGMYRKLARENTGVLTGKGMTFGGSLVRPEATGFGAVYFVRQMLAHAGDTLEGKRIAISGFGNVAWGVALKATELGARVVTISGPDGYVYDPEGLDAEKIDCMLELRASNNDIVSPYAERFPGTEFHAGARPWEVPVDIAMPCATQNELDGEDADRLIANGVRCVAEVSNMGCTPEAIDRLIGRRMLYAPGKAVNAGGVATSGLEMSQNAMKMNWGREEVDRRLHEIMSSIHHACLEFGTESDGYINYMKGANIAGFMKVARSMAEQGIV; encoded by the coding sequence ATGAACGTCAATCAACTTTTGGCCGAACTCGAGCGCAGACACCCGGGGGAAGGCGAGTATTTGCAGGCGGTACGCGAAGTGCTGCTGTCGGTCGAAACGGTCTACAACCGGCATCCCGAATTCGAGAAGCTGCGGATCGCCGAGCGGATCGTCGAGCCGGACCGGATCTTCACGTTCAAGGTCCCGTGGGTCGACGACCGGGGAAACGTTCAGGTCAACATCGGCTACCGCGTCCAATTCAACAACGCGCTCGGGCCGTACAAGGGAGGCTTGAGGTTCCACTCGAGCGTCAACCTGAGCATTCTGAAGTTTTTGGGCTTCGAACAGATTTTCAAGAACGCGCTGACGACGCTGCCGATGGGCGGCGCCAAGGGAGGTTCGGACTTCAACCCGCGCGGCAAGTCCGATGCGGAGGTCATGCGTTTCTGCCAAGCCTTCATGACCGAGCTGTGGCGTTACATAGGCCCCGAGACCGACGTGCCGGCCGGCGACATCGGCGTCGGAGGACGCGAGATCGGCTACCTGTACGGCATGTATCGCAAGCTGGCCCGGGAGAATACGGGCGTGTTGACCGGCAAGGGCATGACCTTCGGCGGCTCGCTCGTGCGGCCCGAGGCGACCGGGTTCGGCGCCGTCTATTTCGTCCGGCAGATGCTCGCCCACGCGGGCGATACGTTGGAGGGCAAGCGGATCGCCATCTCCGGATTCGGCAACGTGGCATGGGGAGTCGCGCTGAAAGCGACCGAGCTGGGAGCTCGCGTCGTGACGATTTCGGGCCCCGACGGCTACGTATACGACCCGGAAGGGCTCGATGCGGAAAAGATCGACTGCATGCTCGAACTGCGCGCATCGAACAACGACATCGTATCTCCTTACGCCGAGAGATTCCCCGGGACCGAATTCCACGCCGGCGCCCGCCCGTGGGAGGTGCCCGTCGACATCGCGATGCCCTGCGCGACGCAGAACGAACTCGACGGAGAGGACGCCGACCGGCTCATAGCCAACGGCGTGCGCTGCGTAGCCGAGGTATCGAACATGGGCTGCACGCCCGAGGCGATAGATCGGCTGATCGGCCGCCGGATGCTGTACGCGCCGGGCAAGGCGGTCAATGCGGGCGGAGTCGCCACCTCGGGCCTCGAAATGTCTCAGAACGCGATGAAGATGAACTGGGGGCGCGAAGAGGTCGACCGGCGACTGCACGAGATCATGTCGTCGATCCACCACGCCTGCCTCGAATTCGGAACCGAGTCCGACGGCTACATCAACTACATGAAGGGAGCCAACATCGCGGGTTTCATGAAAGTGGCCCGCAGCATGGCCGAACAGGGAATCGTCTGA
- a CDS encoding stage 0 sporulation family protein has product MDFKECKNTDNTPCEGSLDVGRGCRFCRCDGEATASACEGCYKLHSFNWLEDMPEVFPTDIFEVRFKNTRKSYYRNVNNLPLRRGDIVAVEASPGHDIGIVSLTGDLVARQMKRVGFNPQNGEFKKIYRKAKPYDIEKWQEAIALEHDTMIRARRIAADMKLNMKIGDVEYQGDKIKAIFYYIADERVDFRELIKVFAEQFRIRIEMKQIGARQEAGRIGGLGSCGRELCCASWISSFVSVTTNSARSQEISLNPQKLAGQCGKLKCCLVYELDTYLDARKDFPRVREPLQTVDGDYYLVKTDILSRTMWFSTDPHSQANMRPLGVDRVKEIIRANQKGQKVDRLADVSFEPESDEPTFADVVGEESLTRFDKQREGRRKNRKKKGGRKGAPEGQPQPSGASPEQRSAAKRREGEPRSDRHAPQGGRGASADRRGGKTSDRNRPSGPDAGVESLPSETGRRESAQREGGSRRGGRNRRRGGAKNEKHAEQQDNSAQDGKQGS; this is encoded by the coding sequence ATGGATTTCAAGGAATGCAAGAATACGGACAATACGCCTTGCGAGGGCAGCCTCGACGTCGGTCGCGGCTGTCGTTTCTGCCGCTGCGACGGCGAAGCGACGGCCTCGGCCTGCGAGGGTTGCTACAAGCTGCACTCGTTCAATTGGCTGGAGGATATGCCCGAGGTGTTTCCGACCGATATTTTCGAGGTCCGTTTCAAAAATACGCGCAAGAGCTACTACCGCAATGTGAATAACCTGCCGCTGCGAAGGGGCGACATCGTCGCCGTCGAGGCGTCGCCCGGTCACGACATCGGGATCGTCTCGCTGACGGGCGATCTGGTCGCCCGTCAGATGAAGCGGGTGGGCTTCAACCCGCAGAACGGCGAGTTCAAGAAAATCTATCGCAAGGCCAAACCCTACGATATCGAGAAATGGCAGGAGGCCATCGCGCTCGAACACGATACGATGATCCGCGCGCGCCGGATCGCCGCCGACATGAAACTCAACATGAAGATCGGCGACGTGGAGTATCAGGGCGATAAGATCAAGGCCATTTTCTACTATATCGCCGACGAACGGGTCGATTTCCGCGAACTGATCAAGGTTTTCGCCGAGCAGTTCCGTATCCGTATCGAGATGAAGCAGATCGGAGCCCGGCAGGAAGCTGGCCGTATCGGAGGGCTCGGGTCGTGCGGCCGCGAGCTGTGCTGCGCGTCGTGGATCTCGAGTTTCGTTTCGGTGACCACCAACTCGGCCCGCAGTCAGGAGATCTCGCTCAATCCGCAGAAGCTGGCCGGGCAATGCGGCAAGCTGAAGTGCTGCCTCGTGTACGAGCTGGACACCTATCTCGATGCGCGCAAGGATTTCCCGCGCGTTCGGGAGCCTTTGCAGACGGTCGACGGCGATTATTATTTGGTCAAGACCGACATTCTGAGCCGGACGATGTGGTTCAGTACCGACCCGCATTCTCAGGCCAACATGAGGCCGTTGGGCGTCGACCGGGTCAAGGAGATTATTCGGGCCAATCAGAAAGGGCAGAAAGTAGACCGGCTGGCCGACGTCTCTTTCGAGCCCGAGTCCGACGAGCCGACTTTCGCCGACGTCGTGGGCGAGGAGAGCCTGACGCGTTTCGACAAGCAGCGGGAGGGACGCCGCAAGAACCGTAAGAAGAAAGGCGGTCGCAAGGGCGCTCCTGAAGGACAGCCGCAACCGTCGGGAGCCTCTCCGGAGCAGCGTTCTGCCGCGAAGCGCAGGGAAGGGGAACCCCGCTCCGACCGTCATGCGCCGCAAGGAGGTCGCGGAGCTTCTGCGGATCGCCGGGGCGGCAAGACCTCCGACAGAAACAGACCGTCCGGACCGGATGCCGGCGTCGAAAGCCTGCCTTCGGAGACCGGACGCAGGGAAAGCGCTCAGCGCGAGGGCGGCTCCCGGAGGGGAGGACGGAATCGCAGGCGGGGCGGCGCCAAAAACGAGAAGCATGCGGAGCAGCAGGATAATTCGGCTCAGGACGGCAAGCAGGGCAGTTAG
- the trmB gene encoding tRNA (guanosine(46)-N7)-methyltransferase TrmB encodes MGKDKIRRFEENATFRCVVQPEFEEIFRKDYRLKGRWREDFFGNPNPIVLELGCGRGEYTVSLAERFSDRNFIGVDIKGARLWRGAKTATENAMPNVAFLRTRIEFIDSFFAPGEVDEIWITFPDPQLRKNRVKKRLTAPLFLERYARFLKPGGAIHLKTDSQHLHAYTKAVAEANALPVEAGCDDIYGTGFADSVLSIRTTYESRFLAEGLPITYLRFGLGGRTRFEAPAFAPDEELCFGKG; translated from the coding sequence ATGGGAAAAGACAAGATCAGGCGATTCGAGGAGAACGCCACGTTCCGCTGCGTCGTGCAGCCCGAGTTCGAGGAGATATTCCGCAAGGACTACCGGCTCAAGGGCCGCTGGCGCGAGGACTTTTTCGGCAATCCGAATCCGATCGTGCTGGAGCTGGGCTGCGGCCGGGGCGAGTATACCGTTTCGCTTGCGGAGCGGTTTTCAGACCGGAACTTCATCGGCGTCGACATCAAAGGCGCCCGCCTGTGGAGGGGCGCCAAGACGGCTACCGAAAACGCGATGCCGAACGTCGCTTTCCTGCGCACCCGCATCGAGTTCATCGACTCGTTCTTCGCGCCCGGAGAGGTCGACGAGATATGGATCACGTTCCCCGATCCCCAGCTTCGCAAGAACCGTGTCAAGAAGCGGCTGACCGCGCCGCTGTTTCTCGAGCGCTACGCCCGTTTCCTGAAGCCGGGCGGGGCGATTCACCTGAAAACCGACTCGCAACATCTGCACGCCTATACGAAAGCGGTCGCCGAGGCCAACGCGCTGCCGGTCGAGGCCGGCTGCGACGACATTTACGGCACGGGGTTCGCCGATTCCGTGCTGTCGATCCGGACCACCTACGAGAGCCGTTTTCTGGCCGAGGGGCTGCCGATCACCTATCTGCGTTTCGGTCTGGGCGGCCGGACCCGTTTCGAGGCCCCTGCGTTCGCTCCCGACGAGGAACTCTGTTTCGGGAAAGGGTGA
- a CDS encoding SDR family NAD(P)-dependent oxidoreductase produces the protein MMKTKRFESRVALVTGAAAGIGKATAERLAAEGARLVIADYNYPEAERLAEQLNREGAPAFALRFDASETESCREIVARTIERYGTIDILVNNVGGSDLSRDLDLLNMDLGYFDEVFHLNLRSVMATTQAALSEMTLRNRGSIVNTASIGGLLGDFRGTLYGAAKAGVIGLTRYIASQYGKLGIRCNAVAPGLVLTPASTRSLPESVRSVFRKHNAVDYLGQAADIAATIAFLASDDARYVTGQTITADGGMDSHNPTVAELAGLSETALREA, from the coding sequence ATGATGAAAACGAAACGATTCGAAAGCCGCGTAGCGCTCGTGACGGGCGCCGCGGCCGGCATAGGAAAGGCTACGGCCGAGCGGCTGGCTGCCGAAGGTGCACGGCTGGTGATCGCCGATTACAACTATCCCGAGGCCGAGCGGCTGGCCGAGCAACTGAACCGCGAGGGCGCCCCGGCCTTCGCGCTGCGCTTCGACGCTTCCGAGACGGAAAGCTGCCGGGAAATCGTCGCCAGAACGATCGAACGGTACGGAACGATCGACATACTGGTCAATAACGTAGGGGGAAGCGATCTGAGCCGGGACCTCGACCTGCTGAACATGGACCTCGGCTATTTCGACGAGGTGTTCCACCTCAATCTGCGCAGCGTCATGGCTACGACGCAGGCGGCGCTGTCCGAGATGACGCTCCGCAACAGAGGCTCGATCGTGAATACGGCATCAATAGGCGGCCTGCTCGGAGACTTCCGGGGCACGCTGTACGGAGCGGCGAAGGCCGGTGTCATCGGCCTGACGCGATATATCGCATCGCAATACGGCAAGCTAGGAATCCGCTGCAACGCCGTTGCGCCCGGGCTGGTACTGACTCCGGCCTCCACGCGGTCGTTGCCGGAAAGCGTCCGCTCCGTCTTTCGCAAGCACAACGCCGTCGACTACCTCGGACAAGCGGCGGATATCGCCGCGACGATCGCCTTTCTGGCCTCCGACGACGCCCGCTACGTCACCGGGCAAACGATCACCGCCGACGGAGGTATGGACAGTCACAATCCCACGGTAGCCGAACTGGCCGGCCTATCCGAAACGGCACTCCGTGAAGCATAG
- a CDS encoding DcaP family trimeric outer membrane transporter — protein sequence MRHLGLCATAALCTLAFSGLQAQVLKNNSRPEVIFINRGGIEIDSMVTSEVIETYYSTIERGFRQTGLPRFIIAGKNQKMIFGIGGNADMRLSYDFDGIADNLDFVTADIPVPNSPKQRQQIQLDPTASTLYFKAIADAGRIGPIVGYIQADFRGTGNAFALQMAYVEVAGFSIGRRFTTFCDLGASPSTVDFEGPNGYPAVYNAMIRYTRAFNEHWSMAAALEMPDVSATYIPGTSAVSQRMPDIPLYVQYAWNGGRSHLRASGLLRDMFFYDDLRDKTTSLLGWGVQLSGAIQAGKRLTTYMQFLYGKGIAEYIQDIDGTGLDMVANPEKPHSMQALPVMSWIAGLQYAFGPKWLATAAYSGVKVFGEHDYRVPDTYKIAHYLSVNLFYNLTPSCQLGAAYLYGTRENMDTQQGHANRVQAIVQYNF from the coding sequence ATGAGACATCTCGGACTATGCGCGACAGCGGCCCTGTGCACGCTGGCTTTCTCGGGCCTGCAGGCTCAGGTACTCAAAAACAACAGCCGTCCCGAAGTGATATTCATCAACCGGGGAGGCATCGAAATCGACTCGATGGTGACTTCGGAAGTCATAGAGACCTATTACTCGACTATCGAACGGGGATTCCGTCAGACGGGCCTGCCTCGCTTCATCATCGCAGGCAAGAACCAGAAGATGATTTTCGGCATAGGAGGCAATGCCGACATGCGGCTTTCTTACGATTTCGACGGCATCGCCGACAACCTCGACTTCGTAACGGCCGACATCCCCGTGCCCAACTCGCCGAAGCAGCGTCAGCAGATCCAGCTCGATCCGACGGCCTCGACCCTCTATTTCAAGGCGATCGCCGATGCCGGACGGATCGGGCCGATCGTCGGCTACATTCAGGCCGACTTCCGGGGCACGGGCAATGCGTTTGCGCTGCAAATGGCCTATGTCGAGGTGGCGGGCTTTTCGATCGGACGCCGGTTCACGACTTTCTGCGATTTGGGCGCCTCTCCCTCGACGGTCGATTTCGAGGGACCGAACGGCTATCCGGCCGTCTATAATGCGATGATCCGCTATACGCGCGCTTTCAACGAACATTGGTCGATGGCCGCGGCTTTGGAAATGCCCGATGTGAGCGCGACCTATATTCCGGGAACCAGCGCCGTCTCGCAACGGATGCCCGACATTCCCCTTTACGTGCAGTATGCATGGAACGGGGGCCGGAGCCATCTGCGGGCCTCGGGATTGCTGCGCGATATGTTTTTCTACGACGACCTGAGGGATAAGACCACCTCGCTGCTGGGCTGGGGCGTGCAGCTCAGCGGGGCGATTCAGGCCGGCAAGCGCCTGACGACCTACATGCAGTTCCTTTACGGCAAGGGCATCGCCGAGTATATTCAGGACATCGACGGTACCGGACTCGATATGGTAGCCAATCCCGAGAAACCCCATTCCATGCAGGCGCTTCCGGTCATGAGCTGGATCGCCGGATTGCAGTACGCGTTCGGTCCGAAGTGGCTCGCAACGGCCGCTTACAGCGGCGTAAAGGTTTTCGGCGAGCATGATTACCGGGTGCCCGATACCTATAAAATCGCCCATTATTTGTCGGTCAACCTGTTTTATAATCTGACGCCGAGCTGTCAGCTGGGCGCCGCCTATTTGTACGGGACGCGCGAAAACATGGACACGCAGCAGGGACATGCCAACCGTGTGCAGGCGATCGTGCAATACAACTTCTAA